The Anaerolineae bacterium genome includes a window with the following:
- a CDS encoding carbon monoxide dehydrogenase accessory protein CooC, whose protein sequence is MPKIAISGKGGVGKSTLAALLAYIYARKGFKVIAVDADPDGNLAVALGFPQEVVAKLTPIARMEDLIEERTGARPGSYGVFFKMNPKVDDIPDRFAVEHRGIKLLVMGTIEKGGSGCVCPESVLLKNLVAHLLLQRQEVLIMDMEAGVEHLGRATARAVDAFIIVVEPGLRSLQTAHAVRKLAADIGVERVFVVGNKIKGEEDKEFLKAHLPGFPFLGFLSYSPLALEADKLGRPVFELDANLVKEAEEIVKNLEENFHASEN, encoded by the coding sequence CCCAAGATAGCTATAAGTGGAAAAGGAGGTGTGGGGAAAAGCACTCTTGCGGCCCTACTGGCCTACATATACGCTCGCAAAGGCTTTAAGGTTATAGCAGTGGACGCCGACCCGGATGGGAACCTGGCTGTGGCTTTGGGTTTCCCCCAGGAAGTTGTGGCTAAGCTAACCCCCATAGCCAGGATGGAAGATCTCATTGAAGAGCGCACTGGTGCCAGGCCCGGTTCCTATGGCGTTTTCTTCAAGATGAACCCCAAAGTGGATGATATCCCCGACAGGTTTGCGGTAGAACATCGGGGAATTAAACTTCTGGTCATGGGCACCATTGAAAAAGGCGGCTCAGGGTGTGTATGTCCGGAGAGTGTGCTCCTAAAGAACCTGGTGGCTCATCTCCTCCTTCAGCGCCAGGAAGTTCTCATCATGGATATGGAAGCCGGGGTTGAGCATTTGGGGCGAGCTACCGCCAGAGCTGTTGATGCTTTCATCATCGTAGTTGAGCCAGGCCTCCGCAGCCTTCAGACCGCTCATGCCGTCCGGAAGCTTGCTGCTGACATAGGCGTGGAAAGGGTCTTTGTGGTGGGAAATAAAATCAAGGGTGAGGAAGATAAGGAGTTCCTCAAGGCCCATCTCCCGGGCTTCCCCTTCCTGGGATTTCTATCCTACAGTCCCCTGGCTCTGGAGGCTGATAAACTCGGGAGGCCTGTTTTTGAACTGGATGCGAACTTGGTTAAGGAAGCTGAAGAAATCGTAAAAAATCTGGAGGAGAACTTCCATGCAAGCGAAAATTAA